The genomic interval gaccctaaacaaacactgtcagccatgatcacattgaatggtggtgctggctcgaaggaccaaatggcttactcctgcacctattgtctatatataaaaatttcacttgataaacctcAACACAAGTCATAtacacagtacaaaacaatatacctgtaatgctttcagaattagaagagacgtattccacaatttttcacatttttggtcacacacgtgacaaaGAATGGCCCCATAGCtatttgcctcaactacgtcccctGACAGCTTGTTCTAGATACCCACCACCAATTGAATGGATCAGCGTTGCAGGGTAAAGAATAGCGAGCGAATAGAAAATTTACAAATAGTAATTAGTAAATGCAGATGTGGATTGTACTCATGTGGTGAAAGGGAACTGCGGACAAAGCCTAAAAGTAGAGACAACAGTGACGACACCCAGGTTTGAGGAACTTCATTGATTATGATGTAGTGTCCACCCATCGTTGttaacagaaaattggatctactgttAACGAAGTTAGACTTGTAGATAATCAACTCATTCTGTCTGTCACCTAATTAAGCCTTTCCAAATTCCATCCCGTGCAAGACCTCGTTTTACTGTTTGTCAAGTTTCTAAGCAAGACCTCCTTTTACTGTTAAGTCAAGTTTCTGTAATCGAGCCCTGGTTTCACTGTCAAGTTTCTGAGTAACCTTGACATCTGAGAATGTTAAAACTGTACCAAAGTCACACTTGGCAGGTCAGCTTTGACTGGCCTCCTGGTGCTAaccagttttaataaatcgcCCATTACTTCAAAcaccattacaatagacaatagacaataggtgcaggaggaggccattcggcccttcaagccagcaccgccattcaatgtgatcacggctgatcattctcaatcagtaccccgttcctgccttctccccataccccctgactccgctatccttaagagctctatctagctctctcttaaatgcattcagagaattggcctccattgccttctgaggcagagaattccacagattcacaactctctgactgaaaaagtttttcctcatctcagttctaaatggcctaccccttattcttaaactgtggccccttgtgctggactcccccaacattgggaacatgtttcctgcctctaacgtgtccaaccccttaataatcttatacgcttcgataagatctcctctcatccttctaaattccagtgtatacaagcctagtcgctccagtctttcaacatatgacagtcccgccattccgggaattaacctagtaaacctacgctgcacgccctcaatagcaagaatatccttcctcaaatttggagaccaaaactgcacacagtactccaggtgcggtctcactagggccctgtacaactgcacacagtactccaggtgtggtctcgctagggccctgtacaactgcagaaggacctctttgctcctataccgcATTACCTTTCCATTTTAGTCCAAAAATCAATGCAACATTTAAAATTACACAGCAGGGTCAGAGAAGGCAAATTAAACCTTCCcatttgggggtgggtggggggatgtgAACTTACAGAATCGATGATTATTGTGGCACTGAAACTTTGTTCGTGTATGGAATCCAGAATGGCCTCATTTCCCCGGTAACCGCCATTGACAACGAGTAGCTTCTTACCTGGAATAGCAATCAGAAGGCACAGTTTCAGCCAACAACATTAACAGGCAATCCCGTGGAATCAAGATAACAATTAAACTCAAGACGTCTGGTTTACCGGGGGCTGGAATGACTGTCTCCAAATGTGTCTGATCAACTTTCAGCTTGTCTCCGGAATCGATCATTTTGATAATTGCCGTATACTTTTCTTGCACTTCCTGCAGTGTAAGTGAATCACACACCATTAAGaattttttcttcatttctttacttttagagatacagtgcagaaacaggcccttcggcccactgagtccacgccgaccagcgatcaccccgtacactagtactgtcccacacactagggacaatctataattttaccgaagccaattaacctcccaacctgtacgtctagggagtgtcggaggaagccagagcacccggtaaaaacccacacggtcacagggagaacgtataaactccgtgcagacagtgcccgtagtcaggattgaacccaggactctggtgctgtgaggcagcaactctaccgctgcgtcgccgTGCCGCCCGAGCTTGTTTCCCAACTTGTATTTTCATGAGGCCTATCACCATCTTCATGCCATTACGGAACAGCTTGATgtacttttgaagtgtagtcaccaTTACACCATTTTCCATCTAAATCTCCGTTTCCACTCAGTTATTACTGTTGGAGCTTGTTTTACATAGAACCGTGCTGAACAGGAACAGTCCCGTTGACACACAATGCCCGTGCTGGAATGATGCCATGTCAAACAatgctcctctgcctgcatgagaTCCATATccccgtgcctatctaaaactctGCTTGCTCCAAtcgcccctggcagcgcgttccaggcacccactactctgtATAAAGAACACTCGCTCTGCACGTGAGCTTCACCACTCTCACCCGAAAGCAATGTCCTCTAGACTTTGACATGCCCACCCagtggaaaaggttctgactgtcaaccctgtcTATGTCTCGGATAACTTTATATtattctttcaggtctcccctcagcctccgacgctTCAGAGAAAACGCCCAACCTTTCCTGATCAacttatcctctaatccaggcatcattctggtcaacctcttctgcaccctctccaaagccttcatatcACTTCACTTAATTGAGATACAAGCTTTGCTATTTTCAGCTCAATCATTTCGCTCAATACTCAAAATAGAACTTTACCTTTATCACTGCTTTCTTCTTGTAATATTTTTCACCAAGTTTCTTGGTTATTAATTTAACGACAATTCCCTAGTGAAACAGAAAAGGAAACTATTAATTGCCAAGTACCTCGACCATCCATTAGCCTGCTCACATGCTGAATCTTCACACACTTTTGAGGTGGCATCagtgataaacaatagacaataggtgcaggagtaggccattcggcccttctagccagcaccaccattcaatgtgatcatggctgatcattctcaatcagtactccgttcctgccttctccccataccccctgactccactatccttaagagctctatctagctctctcttgaatgcattcagagaattggcctccactgccttctgaggcagagaaatcctcaGAATTGTGATGGccacggaaagctggagtaactcagtgggtcaggcagcatctctggagaacatggataggtaatgttttgggtgttGGTGTTGTTGAGTTTTCTTTGTGTTTgtgtcaatgtgctgggcccaggaaagATTAGAGATGTGCATTCCTCTGGAACCAGACGATGAAGACTGGTTCATAGACTCTTGGCTTTCCCAACATGTAgctcacaatcagctcctttcaCTTGTTAACGCCGAGAACAAGATTGTAGTCTGACACCAATCCTCCAGAGTattgatctccctcctgtactctagaCCCATCGATACCTGCTATTCATCCAACCACGGTGGTAGTGttagcaaatttaaagatggggtTGGATCCGTGTCTGGCTAAACAGTCATGGGTATATTATCAAATGTAGATTcatagatagtcatagagtgattcagcatgggaacaggctcttcagcccaacttgccctcaccgaccaacatgtcccatctacactagtcccacctgcctgcatttgtcccatatccctctaaacctgtcctatccatgtacctgtcgaacagtttagtttagagacacagcgcagaaacaggccctttggcccacagggtccgcgccgaccagcgatccccgcacattaacaccatcctacacctactagggacaatttttacatttaccgaatcaattaacctacaaacctgtacgtctttggagtgtgggaggaaaccaaagatctcggagaaaacccacgcagatcacggggagaaggtacaaactccgtacagacagcacccgtactcaggatcgaacccaggtctccggcgctgcattcgctgtaaggcagcaactctaccgctgcgccaccgtgccacacgggattgggatagtcccagccacaactacctcctctggcagctcgttccatacacccaccaccctttgtgtgaaaaagttacccctcagattcctatcaaatcttttccccttcaccatagacctatgtcctctggtcctcgattcaaccactctgggcaagagactctatgcatctacccgatctattcctctcatgattttatatacctctataagattacccttcatcctcctgcgcttcaaggaatagagtcccagcctagtcACCCTCTCCTTCTAGCTCGGCCCCTGTcgatctggcaacatcctcgtgaatcttccagGGACAGTGGTGGCCTttccagggacaatgtacagtggtgttgtcagtgaatttaaagatggtatTGGATCTCTATCTGGCTAcagagtgtagaaacaaagaactgcagctgctggtttataccaaggaaagagacacagtgctggagtaactcagctggtcaggcagcatctctggagaaaaaggatgggcaaagtttcaggttgggggtctgaagaagggtcccgacccgatacgtcccccaccctttttctccagagattagtgcgggtgtcaggggttatggggagaaggcaggagaatggggttgagagggaaagatagatcagccgtgattgaatggcagagtagacttgatgggctgaatggcctaattctgctcctagaacttacgaacAACATTGCACACAATCACGGCAAGACAAATTCTCTGCTATTAGTTGACTCGGCCAACCTGTAACCCGGCACTGAATTTCTGAACTTACGGTGTGAAGCCAGTAGTCTCTCCGAAGACTTCTCTTTTTCTGCTCCTCAAACTAAAACACAGATATTCAAAATTAAAATTTCAAACTCAAAGCGATCTCACCAAACAGATGTCACAATTTAATAACTAGTACTGTCAATTAGGAAGAAAATCTACTTCCGTAAAGTCCTTCAGTAGAATCAGACACAAAGctaggaaactggcccttcggcacagcaagtcctgaactactatccagctcattggagacccatggactatctttggttttgtcttgcactaaacgttatttacgttatcccctttatcatatctgcacactgtggatgactcgattggaatcaagtattgtctttccgttgactggttagcatacaacaaaatcgtttcactgtacctcggtacacgtgacaataaactagactcaaaaTCTCAACCAGACTGACCTTCAACTACTTATTTACATTCATCTTTATTATCCCAACAAACTCATCAACATCCCTGCCACTCATCAACATCCCTGCCACTCATCaaaacaccaggaacaatttagtggccaattaatcccaccgcctttacttttagagatactgcgtggaaacaggcccttcggcccaccaagtccgtgctgacaagTGGTCTCCCTGTACGctagtactatcctgcacacgagggacaattcaccatttttttaccgaagccaattaacctgcaaacctgtcgacgtggactcaaagagggctgaagggcctgtttccacgctgtatctctaaagtctaatggctACAAAAAACAGGAGCAGTGAAGAAATGCACAGACTGCAACACTCTACCTCCATGATTTCATCCAATGCTGATTTTTTCTTCTTGTCTTTAGTCTCTGAAGAAGCAGGGCCTGATTCCTTGCGTTTCACGGAAGGTATTGCTTGCAACGGATTTGGTCCCAGGCTACTGAAAAACATGCAATGCGCGGCGTGATTATTCTTCGTTCCCATTCAGTTCGCTCCGCGCGCGTGGTGATGCTctgggtcggctgcgggaggcaccacAGGGGCTGGGAGGCCGAGCAATGGCCTGTGCTTTCACAGGCTGATACAGACGTGGCGTCGGGACAGTCTATGGTTCCTAAAAAGGCCTAATCAGCCACCTCAGGACACAGGAAATTGGAGCGGATAGCAGGCTATCATTAATCCCAAGAGGCAGCCTATGAAAGAATCGTGTACGCTAATGGAGCAGTTACAGAGCCTTGGGAGCAGCAAGTTGGTCCAGATTAGAAGGTGAAGAGGGTTGTTGGGCGACAAGGTggctgtagatgggctattgcatgctagccaatcgtagtgcttgttagtagtagtcccgcctagtatgcgctttataatattaagaactcgcctacgccAGGCAGTAGAtgagcagctcggagctgtaatgtactgcaggtcctatgctgtaagtgctttaataaaatgatgcgttgtatcttagcgtgtacttaagtactttgttacatggtgtcagaagtgggattcgaacccatGCCGTCGCCCATGCCATGTAACAAAGTACTTAAGTGCACACTAAGATACaatgcatcattttattgaagcgcttacagcataggacctgcagtacagtCCGAGCTGctaatctactgcctgacgtaggcgagttcttaatattataaagcacgtactaagcgggactactactaacaagcactatgattggctagcatgcaatagcccatctacaatggcgcagaggtagagttgctgcctgacagcgttagagacccgggttccatccttggcatgtggaaattgtcccgagtgttaatgtgcagggatcgcccaTTGtcgcaggctcagtgggccgaagggcctgtttccgtgctgcatctctaaactaaacaatttcaaGGAACACTCCAATTCGGGGAAAGAGggatgggatttttttttgttgcaaccatcaacaactagagagcagtccagagctatccatctccctcattggagaccctttgatcggactttactggactttatcttgcaccaaacgtttttcacgttattccctttatcctgtatcggtacacggtggacggctcgattgtcatcgtgtatagtctttccactgattggttagcactCAATAGCTTTTCACTACGTCTCAGTGCAAGTGacgataaattaaactcaacacaAATACTAACATGACTAAATAAGGTGAATTTGAAAGAAGTAACCCTACATACACAAGCTTGGAAAGTCACCATTTCCTTTGCAAATGGTTGCCTTTTTCAGTGACACTGAACAGTTAAGCAGCCACCTCATACTCAAAAGAACTTCACAAACAGCATGCAGTCAGAAACGCTGCTTTGTTTCCAGTGCCTGTTCCAAACAGTTTAGAAAATGCATTACTTAAAATTAAACAGGTTTAATAGTTAATAAAAACAGGTCCTTACCTCGATTTAGGAGCCGGTGTGCATGCACTTTGTCCTTTGTTTAAATTGAAGGCAACTAATCAAAAAATAATTTGCATTAAGGTTCACACTTTTAAAAAGGTACAAATTCATTAATTTATTTCAATGTCCCTGTGGCAGGTCAATTGTAATGAAAATGGGTAACTTTCGAcagctgagaaacaggcccttcgaccctccgAATCCGCGCCaactagtgatcaccccgtacactagcactatcctacacactagggacaattgacagttttttaacaaagccaattaacctgtacgtctttggagtgtgggaggaaaccggagcacccggagaaagcccacacggtcacagggagaacgtacaaactccgtacagacaacacccgtagtcaggatcgaaaccgggtctctggcgctgtgaggcagcaactccacagccGCGACCATTATGAATCTCATCCATCAAGTCATAATTTGCGTAAATAAGATGACAAAGTGGCATCTAAGAGCGGTGATCTCTTCTGAAGAGGATTTCAACTCTGCTGCTGGAGCATTTCAGGTAAGTAGGACTTGGAAAGTGAAATCCAAAAGCTTAAAATTCCCAGCTAGAgataaagagatacagcgcggaaacaggcccttcggcccaccgagtccacgacgaccaattattcccgcacattaacactatcctacacacacacacactagggacaattttatatttacaccaagccaattaacctacaaacctgcacatctttggagtgtgtgaggaaaatgaagatctcggagaaaacccacgcaggttacggggagaacgtacaaactccgtacagtcagcacccgtcctcaggatcaaacctgggtctgccagcgctgtaaggcagcaactcaaccataacgccaccgtgccaccctaatttcACTAATTTGAAATGCATACTGCAGCGGATGGGAGAAAGCCATACGGGGAGAAAACGAACggagtgctgattttggatgatcagcaatgttcacattgaatggcggtgttggctcgaagggccgaatggccaactcccgcaactaatttctatgtttctatgaaattcagTATCTTTCAAACTGCATTATTAGAGAAGTCACAGGTCACTTGCAATGAGAGTTTCAGACACAATTTTCAGTTCACCAAAACAAAAGAAGAATTGTGAATAATTCAGAAGAAAATTACCAAATCAAAATGCCTTCAAATTTGATTCTGTCAGTCAGTATCATCTCAGTTGTCATGTAGAATAAGTGTTTGATTCCCAACTCTGGCTGATGGaccatttccttgagcatcgcgACTTTTTTGCAAAACTTTCTTTCATTTATTCCATATATAtttctctatatctctcgtttaccttccccctgactgtctgaagaagggtttcgacccgaaacgtcaactactccttttctccagagacgctgcctgacccgttgagttactctagctttttgtgtctattttgggtcATGACAGTTCCATATTGGACCGGGTTTTTACTCTCATCAGTATTTGAAACAAGCAGCGTGGCTGAATATAggcagaggtcataacctcagaataaaaggacgttcttttaggaaggagatgaggaggagtcagagggtggtgaatctgtggaattcattgctacagaaggcggtggaggccgtcaataaatatttttaagagagacagatagattcttgaatagtaagggtgtcaggggttatttttttattttagataaCCGgaccgcccaccgggtccgcgccacccagcaatccccgcacattaacactatcctacaaacacaatttttacatttgcccagccaattaacctacatacctgtacgtctttggagtgtgggaggaaaccgaagatctcggagaaaacccacgcaggtcacggggagaacgtacaaactccgtacagacgggcgcccgtagtcaggatcgaacctgagtctccggcgctgcattcgctgtaaggcagcaactctaccgctgcgccaccgtgccgcccttatgggttatggggagaaggcaggagaatgggattaagatagatcagccatgattgaatggagtagacttaatggggccgaatggcctaattaagcTCCTAtaaactaatgaacttatgagaaAGCAAAAATGTCACAACTCTTTCTTTTCACTCTCAGCAAAAGCAGGATTCATTTTATGGTAAAAGACATCTTGGTGAAGTTATGGAAATAACCAATATCGCCAAGCTCCACAAAGCATACCCTTCTCTTCCTCGTTTTCTCTTTTCAGTTCCGTAAAAACTGGAACAGCCTAAAGGATTAAAAACAAATCCTTTTAACAGTAGCTTGCAATTAAAGCACCTTGGAGATTGTAAAACAATCAACTGTACTTCACAGCAGTGTTACCAAACAGAATTTAATACTGTAAACATCGGCAACATAATTACAGGGAGACATACGGTAACTTCTCTCTGCGAATTATCGAGCATTTTACCTCCTCTTTCCCTTCCTTTCCTCTTCTAACTAGCTCTTCAATAAACTTTGCATTTCTTTCCTCGTCGTCCAGCTCTTGTTTCTTCTTTTTCTCCATTTCCTGTTGTCTGCAGATGGTTTCTGGGTCGCGGTCAATGTATTGGATGTACCAACCCTTTGGCGTCTCGTCCACTTTGCAGAAGCCTGAACAACAGAGGACACAGGGAACTTGTTCACCAATCTGCACAAACTCAGAAGAACACAGCAAACATTTGGGCCCccgtagtgagactgcacctggagtactgtgtgcagttttggtctccaaatttgaggaaggatattcttgttattgagggcgtgcagcggaggtttactaggttaattcccggaatggcgggactgtcgtatgttgaaagactggagcgactaggcttgtatacactggaatttagaaggatgagaggagatcttatcgaaacgtacaagattattaaggggttggacacgttagaggcaggaaacatgttcccaatgttgggggagtccagaaccaggggccacagtttaagaataaggggtaggccatttagaactgagatgaggaaaaactttttcagtcagagagttgtgaatctgtggaattctctgcctcagaaggcagtggaggccaattctctgaatgcattcaagagagagctagatagagctcttaaggatagcggagtcagggggtatggggagaaagcaggaacggggtactgattgagaatgatcagccatgatcacattgaatggcggtgctgtgctggctcgaagggtcgaatggcctcctcctgcacctattttctattgtctaaggacatgctggctctggagagggtccagaggtggtttgtgagaatgatcccaggaatgagtgggttagcatatgatgagcgcttgacggcactgggcctgtactcgctggagtttagaaggttgaggggcgacctcatttgaaacttacagaataatgaaaggcagagtggacgtggagaggatgtttccactggtgggagagtctcgggcccgaggtcatggcctcagaattaaagggcactctcttagaaaggaggtgaggaggaatttctttagtcagagggt from Rhinoraja longicauda isolate Sanriku21f chromosome 23, sRhiLon1.1, whole genome shotgun sequence carries:
- the kin gene encoding DNA/RNA-binding protein KIN17 isoform X2, which encodes MGKAEFLTPKAIANRIKSKGLQKLRWYCQMCQKQCRDENGFKCHCMAESHQRQLLLASENPQQFMDYFSEEFRNEFLELLRRRFGTKRVHNNVIYNEYISHREHIHMNATMWETLTDFTKWLGREGFCKVDETPKGWYIQYIDRDPETICRQQEMEKKKKQELDDEERNAKFIEELVRRGKEGKEEAVPVFTELKRENEEEKVAFNLNKGQSACTPAPKSSLGPNPLQAIPSVKRKESGPASSETKDKKKKSALDEIMEFEEQKKRSLRRDYWLHTGIVVKLITKKLGEKYYKKKAVIKEVQEKYTAIIKMIDSGDKLKVDQTHLETVIPAPGKKLLVVNGGYRGNEAILDSIHEQSFSATIIIDSGPLQGRKVECVQYEDVSKLA
- the kin gene encoding DNA/RNA-binding protein KIN17 isoform X1, with translation MGKAEFLTPKAIANRIKSKGLQKLRWYCQMCQKQCRDENGFKCHCMAESHQRQLLLASENPQQFMDYFSEEFRNEFLELLRRRFGTKRVHNNVIYNEYISHREHIHMNATMWETLTDFTKWLGREGFCKVDETPKGWYIQYIDRDPETICRQQEMEKKKKQELDDEERNAKFIEELVRRGKEGKEEAVPVFTELKRENEEEKVAFNLNKGQSACTPAPKSSSLGPNPLQAIPSVKRKESGPASSETKDKKKKSALDEIMEFEEQKKRSLRRDYWLHTGIVVKLITKKLGEKYYKKKAVIKEVQEKYTAIIKMIDSGDKLKVDQTHLETVIPAPGKKLLVVNGGYRGNEAILDSIHEQSFSATIIIDSGPLQGRKVECVQYEDVSKLA